CTGTCACCAGCAAGGATCGTCCGTCACCCGCGCGGTACGTCGCGCTCTAGAATGTTAGCGCCCTCGCCAGTTGATCATTGTGTTCTCGCTGCTGGCATTGTCCTTGCGATTGACTGCCGCAGGAGGGGACGAATGATGACCATGACCAAGCGCAATCTTATGTTGTCGGGGGTGTTTCTGATCTCGGCGGTGGGGTTTCATAGTGCCTGCGGAGACACTGTTACTGGCACGGACTGTAAGGTGAATTGTCAGGACATCGACAACACGTGCGTGCAGAAATGCAACGACGATCAGTGCAAGACAGCTTGCTCGACTGACCTGGACAATTGCAGCGCTTCTTGTGGGACCGTCACGGTGTCGCCGAAAGACGGCGGCTGATTGAATTAGGTCGTCCGCCAACGCTCCGTCATCAACGCCAGACCGGGCTCAACCGATGATGCCCGGCAAGGGGCCGGTGGACTGAGGTACTCCCGACTGGGAAGATGAGTGACCACTGTTCTGGCTGCCAAGGGTGGTCATGTTGACGCCGAAGACAGACGCCAGCGCCAACCAGACGTCGTTCATGGGCCGGTTTCCCGTTCCGCCCGATTGCGTTCCCAGCGACCCTCCGGTGACTTTGACGACCGTGCCGCCATTGATGCCGGTGTTCTTGCCGCCGAATATTATGACAGGCAAGTTCCGTTGATCGTGGTCATAGGCCCGGGCGACCTCGGTGACGTATACGATGACCGTGTTATCGATCAGCATGTTGCCGTCGATGTCAGGCGTGGTGGCGAATTCCTGCAACACCTGCGAGGTCGCCGTGGAATAGAACTGGTTCACTTGGCTCAGCCATCCTTGCGTGTTCGCATCGGTCGAGTGGCTGGGCGGATGGTGCGGGATCGCCGCCACGTTGCCGGGCAGCGACGCGCCCTGGAATGTCCCTGGGAAGACGACCCAGTCGGTGCCGGACGCCCAAAGGAACGTCGCGACCCGAACCAGGTCACACTGGAACGCGGCCTTGATCAGGCGAAGCTGCGTTTGACCGAGGTCCAGAAATGGATGGCTGCTGGGATCGTTCGGAAGGTAATAGTCAACGCCGCCCACCTTGCTGTAGTCGCCGCCATTCGTGCAATCCTTGTCGACAGTCGTTCTACCAGTGGTCGTGTTGGCGAACGTGGGCGGCATGGCCGGCTTGACGCAGCCGCTGGTCCCTGCACCCATCCCATAGGACTGCTTGATGCTGGCTTCGAGCTGAGAGATCGCGTTCGCGTGAGCGCCGAGGCGATCTTTCTCGCTGGCCGGGACCAGGGACTGCATGCGCTTCAAGTCCTTGTTCAGATAGCTGACGATGCTCTCCTCTCCCGCCAGCCGCTGCGCACCGGTCATGCCCGTCGGCAGGGCGCCGCCGAAAATTCGGTTGTACGTGTCCAGCGGCTGCACGGTCGGAAAAAGCGGGCTCCGCGCCTGGTCGGGCTGGCTCACCCCCTGCTTCGTGGCCAGGTAGGACAGCACGCGCGGAGCGACGTCGTCGCGATCCGAACGAATGTCGCCGCCGAGCTGCAGGGATCCGAACGGTGTCGGGTTCGCGAACTTGGGCCCGCCCAGGACCGCCGACTTATCCAGCAGAATTTGATCGATCGAAGGTCCGCCGGCGCAATGGTCTCCCGGGCCGACGATTCCGATGGTCGGAACGCCGGTCATCACGGCCACGGTCCCACCCTCGTGCGTGCCGGAACCGCCGCTCGAATCGTTGCCGCCGCCCGCGGTGACGATGTTCACCCCGTCGACCATGCACATGTACTTCTGCAGGGGCGCAAAAGGCGCGGTCTCGAACGGGAGCGTGAAGTTCTTGGTCGCGGTCGGTACCCATTTGGTCTGGTCAGGATTCGCGCCCAGCGGGTGTGAAATCACCAGCAGCCGCAGGGGCGCCGCGCCGCCGGCCGCGCGCGCCTCGATGGAGCGGAGGAGCGGGACGATGAGCGACGCAGAGGCACCGACCCCGCGTAGAAATGACCGGCGAGCGAACTTGTAAGAGATCACTGGGTGCCTCCGGCGCGGGCCCGTACGAAGTTGGCCTTGAGCAAGTTCGTGAGCAGGCTCTGGATCGAGCCGTCCGTCGCCGCCCGGACGGGATTGATCTCGCAGGTGTTGTAGGTCGTGATCTGCGACCCGATGGCATAGCTCGCGAGTTGCTGGATCGAGCAACCATCGAAGTGGCCGCTGGTGATGAGGGCCTGCGCGAAAGCCTGAGCGCCCGTGACCGTCTTCGATGCCAAGGGCGCGGTGGCCGGGAACGTGGCCGTCGGGTCCACGGCGTTCCCGGCCCCGTCGCTGGTTTGAAAGTCTCCGATCGGACCGAAGTTGTCCAGGACCGACGCGTACGGATCGATCTGGCTGTGACAGGTCTGGCAGGGATCGAACTTCATGCGCGCCTGCGACTTCTGCTGTTCCGTCGTGCAGTCGGACAGCGTCTGCGTGCCGTCGGGCGATTTGCAGGCGATCACGTTCTTCGCCGAGGGCGTCGTGAGATCGATCGGCGGCGGGATCGGGTCCGCGCACACGATGTTGTCGTGGATGGCCTTGCCGCGTTTCACGATCGACATGGCTGCTGGATCTGACTGCGCCCAGAGCCAGCTCGGCTGGGTCAGCAGGCCAGCGCGACCCTGGGACGCCGGCCAGGTCGCCGCGACGAACGTCGCATCGCTCGCTGGCGCCGTGCCATTCGCGAAGGTCAGCCCCGGATACAGCGTGGCCAGACGCTGGTTGACGTAGACGGTCTGTGATGTGAGGAGGTCGTCGATCTTGCCGGAGCCCTTCCAGAGAATGTCGCTGACGAAACTCTGGGTGGAGGTCGCGAGATCGTTCTCGATCGCCATCTGGTCCTGCTCCGACATTGGCAGCGACGCAAGCAACGCCGGATCGTGCACTTTCGAGTACATCTGGCTGATGTTGAACCAGCCGAGGACGATGTTCGTGATGTTGGCCTGGACCGCCGGCAGCGCCAGCAAACGCTTGATCTGCGCCTCGATACCCGTCGTCGTGCCCAGGCTGCCGTTGGCGGCTGCCGCCGTGAGGTCCGGGTCGGGCAGCGTGCCGAGAAGCGTGAAGCTGAGTTGACTGGCGACTTCGTACGGCGTGAGCGTCGTAGCGGGATAGCTTCCGCTGGCGTTCGCTGTCGCCGGAGATCCAAGCTCGGTTCGGTAAACGAACGAAGGGGCCACCAGCACCGCTCGCATCACGAGCTCGATGCCCGCCTTGTATCCCTGTCCCTGCGTGGCGCCCTGGGAGTAAAGGTCGATGAGGTCGGACACCTCGGTGCTGTCGACCGGACGCCGGTACGCCTTGGCGGCGAAGCTCTGGATGAAGCTGGTGGCGCAGGCCGTCTGGGCCGCCGCGGTCGTCCCGGCGCAGGGAGCGATGGTCGTCCCGACCTGTCCATCGACCGATGGCGAGCCGACCGCCGTCTGCGCCACCTGGTACATGTTGTACATCATGGCGTTATCGACGCCCTTGGAGACGTCGCTGAAGAATGCGAACGTGGCTTCACCACCGCGGGCGGTCAGCACGGGGGCCGCCGGCAGGCTCAGCAGGTCCTTGACCGCGGCGCCCCACTGCTCCGCCGAAAGCCGCCACAGGCGCTGAGCCGGCGCCGGTAGTACCGTGCATCCGTCCGGGCCCTTCGCCGCCTGGCCGGAGCCACCTGCCCCGGCCCGAGGATCGCCAGCCGGCCCGCCGCCCGGCGTGGAACCGCCGTCGCCGATGACGCCTTGGCAGGCGGCGAGCCCGACGCAGGCAGCAAGCACCATCCCGGCCCTGGCGAAGCTGGTGCGCACCCATACCTCGGCTGGCGGTGTCCAGGGCGCAATTGGGAGCACGGGTATGATACGTGGGGAGGCCGTTAAAAACTTTCCCGGCTCACCAGGCCCGGCCCCGAATTTCCAGAAGAACCCGCCGGGCAGCACGGGCTGGGCTCGCTGCTGCTGAAGAACGCCTGCGAGGCGCCCGCGCCGCACGATGGACATCGCCAACCTGAAACCGGGCCTGTCTAAATAGCCGGTGCCGGACATTCGCGAGTAGCCCTGATGAGTCGTTTTGGGTTCCCGGTTTTGTAGAGCGGACGCCGATAGCGGAACCCTCACCATCGCCCAGGCGCGCGGCCAGTATCTGACCGGCCTGCTCGGCTGCGTCGACTGTCACTCGCCCAAATTGGCCAGCGGGGCGATCGACACCACGAAGATGTTCTCCGGAAATGAGATCATGGACGCCTTCCGCCACGGCAAGGATCCGGAATCGGGTGCCGACGGCGGTGCGCCGACGTATCACTGACGACGCCACGGCAATCGCCGACTATCTGCTGTCGTTGCCGGCGGCGGCGAACACCATCAACGCCTGCATGGTCCGCATGTAACGCCGGCGCTGTTCCGGGTATCGCAGTGGGGGCGGTGACTGTCCGGATCGGCAGCGCTACCGTCGACACGAGCACCGAATAATCGCCGCGTGGTCCGTTGCAGCATGGGAGGCCTTATATGCTGTCATCGTCGCCACGACACCTGTCCGTTCTGACTGTTCTGATAGGCATATTCTGGTGTGCGGGAGAGGCGCGCGCGCAGGGAGCTGGCTTTGCATCGCTTGCAGAGCTCCAGCCCGGTCAGCTCGTCCGGCTTGACGCGCGGACGCTGGATCAACTGGGGGCAAAAGCGAAGTTCACGCGTCAGAACCGGGTGGCTCCCGATGCCCACGCCTCCCTCCGCAGCGAAAACACGTCTATCAAATCGGTGCCGCACTTCATGGGGAAGTTCGATTCAGGCGGACAGACCTTCCAGTACTCGATGGTGGGTCGCCGGCCCAGCAGTGGACAGCCGGTGACGGTGCGCAACAGCATCCTCCCCATCCGGCTGCTGTTGCCGTTCCCGGACGCCAGCGGCAACCAGATCGTGCTGGACGCCAGCACCAAGGTGGCGAACACCGTGGCCTCGCCGGTCTACCAGCGTGCGCCCTTCGCCTCGGGCAACACCCAGTTCGGCGATGCCATGCAGCGGGCAACGTTCTGGAATCAACTCTCACCGCGAAGGGATTGGCACGTCTGGCTCGACCAACCTGAGGTGCGTCCGACCCTCGATGTCTTCGTCCCGCCCGAATCGGTCCTGGCCTTCGCGCGGCCGGACGGAAGCGCAGTGGCGCTGGTAAGCACCGCCTTTTTCGACGCAGTGTTGACCTTGGTCTTTCAGCTCGGTGACTTCGACGCCCGCGAGCTTCCCATCATCCTCACTTACAATACCTTGCTCTTCGACGGTGACCCCAGTCTTTGCTGCGCGCTGGGATTTCACAGCGCGTTTTCCAAGGGTGCGCGCGGCCGCGCCGATGCGGTCCAGACCTTCATGTTCGCCAGCTGGATAGACAGCGGCGTTTTCACCAGCCCGGCGGTGGCCGATGTCCACTCGCTCAGCCACGAGATCGCCGAATGGCTGAACGATCCCTTCGTGGACAACTTGGTCCCCTCTTATGTCAATGGGGAGACCGGCTGCGCGCCGGTTCTGGAGACGGGTGACCAACTGGTGGGCTTCTCCCTTCCGGTCACCCTCAACGGATTTCTGTACCATCCGCAGACGCAGTCGGTGCTGCCGTACTTCACCCGCGAGTCGCCGTCGACAGCACAGAACGGAACCTATCGCTTTCCGGAGGATCCGGCGGTGCCGAACGTCTTCTCCACCGCCTGCTCGTTGCCAACGTCGCCAGCCCCGCCCGGCGTGGTGCCCTGAATCAACGATCCGTCCTGCCTACCGTGCGCCTGGAGGTCGAAGACAATCCCAGACGCCATCCTCGCCGCCGGCCGTGCGGTGCCGAGTTCCAACCAGCGCGTGATCGCCATGCTGGCCGCGCGCTCAGGAGGGCGGCATTCCGGATCGTCCGTGGCAACGGAACGTCGTTCGCTGACCGACACCTAACGAAATCCGTAACTAACCAGTAGGCGGGACAGGGATTGAACCTGCGACCCGAGCCGTGTAAAGACCCTGCTCTACCACTGAGCTACCCGCCTAGGGCGGCACAGGATAGCGCAGGCAAAAACTTGGGGAAGAAAACCAGCGACAGCCGAACCGCTTTTCGCGCCGAGGGTCAGCGACGTGCACAGACCGGCGGCATCTCGGCCAGCCAGGCCCCACTTCCGCCCTGCGCGGGCCGTTCGCTCCGGCCGCTGCGCCCATCCCGGGAACCACACCCGGGGCGCGGCCGGTGTGAGAGGTCGGCCCCCCCGAACTCTCACACCGTCGCGAGCCCCATCCCGCCCATCCCCACCGAACACCACCACTGTAGCAAACGCATGTTTCGTTCTCGCTTCACCACTGCGGATGTTCTGTAAATTCGAAATGACATGAGCCTGTCCAACAACACCATCGCATTCGGTAAGCCACCGTACCGGGTGGGCCGCACCCTGTTGCCGAACGGGCTGCGCGTGGTCGCCGTCGAGACGCCGCACCTGCATAGCGCCACCGTCTGTCTCTACGTGCGCGCCGGCTCTCGCTACGAAGAGCGCGCGACCAACGGCCTGTCGCACTTCCTGGAGCACATGCTGTTTCGCGGCTCGGCGCTCTACCCGTCGTCGATGGCGCTCAACCGCGCGATCGAGGAGCTGGGCGGCACCCTCTACGCCGAGACCGGGCGCGACTATTCGCTGTACCAGATCGCGCTGCACCCGCGGTACATCCAGAGCGGGATGGAGATCCTGGGCGATCTCTTCGGCGCGCCCGAGTTTCGCGACATCGAGCTCGAACGCAAGATCGTCGTCGAAGAGATCCTAGAGGACCTCGACGACCGCGGGCGCAACGTCAACGTCGACGATCAGTCGCGCAAGCTGGCCTGGGGCGATCATCCGCTCGGCTATCCGATCACCGGGCCGCTCGGCAACGTGCGGCGGTTCTCGGTGGCCGACGTGCGCAAACATTTTCGGCGCTTCTACGGCGCCGCCAACATGGTGCTGACCGTGGCCGGGCCGGTGGCGGCCAAGACGGTTTACCAGCAGAGCCGCCACGCCTTCGCGCGCGTGCCGCGGGGCGCGCGGCGCAAGCCACCGCTGCCCAAGGCCGCCGGGCCGGGGCCGCGCTTCCGCACCGTGCACAACGAGTCGGCGCAGACGCAGGTGCACGTCCTGTTTCACGCGCTGCCCGAGACCGATCCCGACTACCTGGCGATGCGGGCGCTCGTGCGCGTGCTCGACGACGGGATGTCGACCCGGCTGCACTACCAGATCTGCGATCAGAAGGGGCTGGCCTATTCGGTGGCGGGGACGCTGCACTCGTACCACGACGCCGCGCTGCTGGAGATCGACGCCGCCTGCGCGCACCCCAAGCTGGCGGCGCTGGTGACCGAGGCGCTGGGGATGCTGGGCAAGTTCCGCGACGAGCCGGTGGCGGAGGACGAGCTCGACAAGGCCAAGCGGCGCTTCGTGGCCGACATCGAGGCTTGCTACGACGATCTGGACGGCCTGTCGAGCTGGTTCGGCGGCACCGAGCTGTTCGGGCGGGCCGACACGCAGGAGAACCGGGCGCGCGCGCTGGCCCGCGTGCGGCCGAGCGACA
This genomic stretch from Polyangia bacterium harbors:
- a CDS encoding pitrilysin family protein, whose translation is MSLSNNTIAFGKPPYRVGRTLLPNGLRVVAVETPHLHSATVCLYVRAGSRYEERATNGLSHFLEHMLFRGSALYPSSMALNRAIEELGGTLYAETGRDYSLYQIALHPRYIQSGMEILGDLFGAPEFRDIELERKIVVEEILEDLDDRGRNVNVDDQSRKLAWGDHPLGYPITGPLGNVRRFSVADVRKHFRRFYGAANMVLTVAGPVAAKTVYQQSRHAFARVPRGARRKPPLPKAAGPGPRFRTVHNESAQTQVHVLFHALPETDPDYLAMRALVRVLDDGMSTRLHYQICDQKGLAYSVAGTLHSYHDAALLEIDAACAHPKLAALVTEALGMLGKFRDEPVAEDELDKAKRRFVADIEACYDDLDGLSSWFGGTELFGRADTQENRARALARVRPSDIQAVARRVFRPENLSVTVVGALSPTQARKVEKIVRGFR
- a CDS encoding DUF1552 domain-containing protein — protein: MISYKFARRSFLRGVGASASLIVPLLRSIEARAAGGAAPLRLLVISHPLGANPDQTKWVPTATKNFTLPFETAPFAPLQKYMCMVDGVNIVTAGGGNDSSGGSGTHEGGTVAVMTGVPTIGIVGPGDHCAGGPSIDQILLDKSAVLGGPKFANPTPFGSLQLGGDIRSDRDDVAPRVLSYLATKQGVSQPDQARSPLFPTVQPLDTYNRIFGGALPTGMTGAQRLAGEESIVSYLNKDLKRMQSLVPASEKDRLGAHANAISQLEASIKQSYGMGAGTSGCVKPAMPPTFANTTTGRTTVDKDCTNGGDYSKVGGVDYYLPNDPSSHPFLDLGQTQLRLIKAAFQCDLVRVATFLWASGTDWVVFPGTFQGASLPGNVAAIPHHPPSHSTDANTQGWLSQVNQFYSTATSQVLQEFATTPDIDGNMLIDNTVIVYVTEVARAYDHDQRNLPVIIFGGKNTGINGGTVVKVTGGSLGTQSGGTGNRPMNDVWLALASVFGVNMTTLGSQNSGHSSSQSGVPQSTGPLPGIIG
- a CDS encoding DUF1592 domain-containing protein → MSGTGYLDRPGFRLAMSIVRRGRLAGVLQQQRAQPVLPGGFFWKFGAGPGEPGKFLTASPRIIPVLPIAPWTPPAEVWVRTSFARAGMVLAACVGLAACQGVIGDGGSTPGGGPAGDPRAGAGGSGQAAKGPDGCTVLPAPAQRLWRLSAEQWGAAVKDLLSLPAAPVLTARGGEATFAFFSDVSKGVDNAMMYNMYQVAQTAVGSPSVDGQVGTTIAPCAGTTAAAQTACATSFIQSFAAKAYRRPVDSTEVSDLIDLYSQGATQGQGYKAGIELVMRAVLVAPSFVYRTELGSPATANASGSYPATTLTPYEVASQLSFTLLGTLPDPDLTAAAANGSLGTTTGIEAQIKRLLALPAVQANITNIVLGWFNISQMYSKVHDPALLASLPMSEQDQMAIENDLATSTQSFVSDILWKGSGKIDDLLTSQTVYVNQRLATLYPGLTFANGTAPASDATFVAATWPASQGRAGLLTQPSWLWAQSDPAAMSIVKRGKAIHDNIVCADPIPPPIDLTTPSAKNVIACKSPDGTQTLSDCTTEQQKSQARMKFDPCQTCHSQIDPYASVLDNFGPIGDFQTSDGAGNAVDPTATFPATAPLASKTVTGAQAFAQALITSGHFDGCSIQQLASYAIGSQITTYNTCEINPVRAATDGSIQSLLTNLLKANFVRARAGGTQ